The following coding sequences are from one uncultured Desulfobacter sp. window:
- a CDS encoding radical SAM/SPASM domain-containing protein, with protein MDSKRAKDTYRMDGHKLFWHLDRVQAWQEGKPIVPLHVDMGISTGCNFSCRYCYGTLQGRTGTGKRFDMPQQTIEHFFADAKQMGVRSIALIGEGENTLNPALYDVLNFAKNIDLDVSLATNGLLLKSSGLEKALSALTWIRFNISAATENGYQWVHGIGPQGFRQVRENIEACVKIKQKLGLDTAIGMQMVLLRQGVDEVLPLARLGEQLGVDYLVIKPCSDTYDGRLDAPLDEYQKMESVFLEAESLSKGNYNVIIKRLKMENRGVKEYPVCYGTRFIIAVSGNGNVLPCGHWFNIRTDEFLMGNILHERFRDMVNGSRYQSVQERIKTVDVNQECESNCRQHYINRFLWQLSRKPEHINFI; from the coding sequence ATGGATAGCAAAAGAGCAAAAGATACGTATCGCATGGACGGCCATAAATTGTTCTGGCATCTGGATCGTGTACAGGCATGGCAAGAGGGTAAACCCATTGTGCCTTTGCATGTGGATATGGGAATTTCAACCGGATGTAATTTTTCTTGTCGCTATTGCTATGGCACACTCCAGGGCAGAACCGGAACAGGAAAACGATTTGATATGCCCCAACAGACCATTGAACATTTTTTTGCCGATGCAAAGCAGATGGGGGTACGCTCCATTGCACTGATTGGTGAAGGGGAAAATACCCTGAATCCTGCATTGTACGATGTGTTGAATTTTGCAAAAAACATAGATCTGGACGTCAGTCTGGCGACCAACGGGCTGCTGCTCAAATCCAGCGGACTTGAAAAGGCTCTTTCTGCTTTGACCTGGATTCGCTTCAACATCAGTGCGGCCACTGAAAATGGTTATCAGTGGGTACACGGCATAGGACCACAGGGTTTCAGGCAGGTTCGTGAAAATATTGAAGCATGTGTAAAGATCAAACAAAAACTGGGACTTGACACAGCCATAGGTATGCAGATGGTACTATTGAGACAAGGGGTGGATGAGGTTTTGCCCCTGGCCCGATTGGGAGAGCAGTTGGGGGTTGATTATCTGGTAATTAAGCCCTGTTCGGATACCTATGACGGTCGCCTGGATGCACCGCTGGACGAATATCAAAAAATGGAGTCCGTTTTTTTAGAAGCGGAATCGCTGTCCAAAGGTAATTATAACGTGATCATCAAGCGGTTGAAAATGGAGAACAGAGGTGTCAAGGAGTACCCTGTCTGCTACGGCACACGTTTTATTATCGCGGTCAGCGGCAACGGTAATGTACTCCCCTGTGGTCACTGGTTCAATATTCGCACGGACGAATTTCTTATGGGAAATATTCTGCATGAGCGATTTCGTGACATGGTAAACGGCAGTCGTTACCAGAGCGTTCAGGAACGAATCAAAACGGTGGACGTAAACCAAGAGTGTGAATCAAACTGTCGTCAGCATTATATCAACCGGTTTTTGTGGCAGCTTTCCCGGAAACCAGAGCATATCAATTTTATTTAG
- a CDS encoding methyltransferase domain-containing protein: MIHTSCPACGANDMVRFLDRPDHPISVFWKDYETIPEIRGRFDLCRQCGHVFLTCAYDDPLYSDVAARMYAGYELLDIKTRPFPQRDAHYLGAVEFLSGLLDFRGRDFVLEIGSNRGDFLYLLKEAAPGFNVTGVEPAQLTFQGVPTIRGFFDETTIGGKFDLLVMRHVLEHIRDPLEILCRGVSLLNDQGQIFIEVPNMHFDMANTIECFIPEHIHHFCEYSLATLLKRAGLSVSVVDRSCPEGLRLLAHKSRPNTSLENYEKIDSATLEMYTSIMAAWVQRFEALLEKGVRPAFYGFGNIFLCTLSELKKTIPMKTLLDLGAVILDDTPSKIGLSFQKMDIIQPDSDLLKEPFAVIVCTMNPTHRDKMKKKILELSENRAAVLFPWEKNNG, translated from the coding sequence ATGATACATACCTCATGTCCGGCCTGTGGTGCAAACGATATGGTTCGCTTTCTTGACAGACCGGATCACCCCATCAGCGTTTTCTGGAAAGATTACGAAACGATTCCTGAGATTAGAGGCCGTTTTGATCTTTGCCGTCAATGTGGCCATGTGTTTCTTACTTGCGCCTATGACGACCCCTTGTACAGTGATGTCGCGGCCCGGATGTATGCCGGGTATGAGCTGTTGGACATAAAAACGCGCCCCTTTCCCCAGCGCGATGCCCACTATCTGGGCGCTGTGGAATTTCTATCCGGCCTGTTAGACTTTAGGGGCAGGGATTTTGTATTGGAGATCGGATCCAATCGAGGCGATTTTTTATATCTGCTCAAAGAGGCTGCTCCCGGGTTCAACGTAACGGGTGTGGAACCGGCTCAATTGACTTTTCAAGGCGTGCCTACCATCCGTGGATTCTTTGATGAGACAACGATTGGCGGTAAATTTGATCTGTTGGTCATGCGGCATGTCCTGGAACATATCCGTGATCCATTGGAGATATTATGCCGGGGGGTAAGTCTTTTAAACGATCAGGGTCAGATATTCATAGAAGTGCCCAACATGCATTTTGACATGGCCAACACCATAGAGTGTTTTATTCCTGAGCATATTCATCACTTCTGTGAATATTCCCTGGCAACTCTTTTAAAGCGTGCCGGTCTTTCCGTTTCTGTGGTTGACAGGTCCTGTCCCGAAGGCCTGAGACTTTTGGCGCATAAAAGTCGCCCTAATACTTCTCTTGAGAATTATGAAAAGATAGATAGCGCGACACTTGAGATGTACACGTCAATAATGGCGGCCTGGGTCCAGCGTTTTGAAGCCCTGTTAGAAAAGGGGGTGCGGCCTGCATTCTATGGATTTGGAAATATTTTTCTGTGCACCTTATCGGAACTGAAAAAAACGATTCCCATGAAGACCTTGCTGGACCTTGGCGCCGTAATTTTAGACGATACACCTTCCAAGATCGGTCTGTCTTTTCAAAAAATGGATATCATCCAGCCCGATTCTGATCTTTTAAAGGAACCATTTGCGGTCATCGTCTGTACGATGAATCCAACACATAGAGATAAAATGAAGAAGAAAATACTGGAACTATCTGAAAATCGTGCTGCGGTTTTATTTCCCTGGGAAAAAAATAATGGATAG
- a CDS encoding transketolase C-terminal domain-containing protein, translated as MRQRFVHTLLRAMDHRDDIMILSGDAGLGVFDGVQKERPDAFLNMGVAEQNMASFGAGMALTGFKVVLYNIAPFVLYRCYEQVRNSICYMELPIILVGTGCGLTYAPSGMTHYSVEDIGVARTIPGLTVLSPCDPMEAAAAAQYALAADHPVYVRIAKSGEPEYHESIPMDITKPMVLKPGNDAAIVVHGPVVEEALHAREILTGEGIRTRVISVPQVHPLNNELLASVLRGVEAVVVVEEQFIGCGLGARMLMMAGQGMLPYTIRVLGIPDDGYIHDICNASTLRRHFKMDAAAVVKTVLDMFGRRPML; from the coding sequence ATGAGGCAAAGATTTGTGCACACACTTCTTCGGGCCATGGACCATCGCGATGATATCATGATTCTAAGCGGTGATGCCGGGCTAGGCGTTTTTGACGGCGTTCAGAAGGAACGCCCGGACGCGTTTTTGAATATGGGGGTTGCCGAACAAAATATGGCCTCCTTTGGCGCCGGTATGGCCCTTACGGGATTCAAGGTGGTGCTGTACAATATTGCACCCTTTGTGCTTTACCGGTGTTATGAGCAGGTGCGCAACTCCATATGCTATATGGAGTTGCCGATAATCCTGGTGGGTACCGGGTGTGGTCTTACCTATGCACCATCCGGGATGACCCATTATTCGGTGGAAGACATTGGCGTTGCCCGGACCATTCCCGGATTGACTGTACTGTCTCCCTGTGATCCCATGGAGGCCGCCGCTGCAGCCCAATATGCCCTTGCCGCCGATCATCCGGTGTACGTGCGTATTGCAAAATCAGGAGAGCCTGAATATCACGAATCAATTCCCATGGACATCACAAAGCCGATGGTCCTGAAACCTGGCAACGATGCCGCCATTGTCGTTCATGGCCCCGTAGTTGAAGAAGCTTTGCATGCCCGGGAAATTTTGACCGGTGAAGGCATTAGAACAAGGGTGATATCCGTCCCCCAGGTTCATCCCTTAAACAACGAATTGCTGGCAAGCGTTCTAAGAGGAGTCGAAGCTGTGGTCGTTGTTGAAGAGCAGTTTATCGGGTGCGGCCTTGGTGCCCGTATGTTGATGATGGCCGGCCAGGGAATGTTGCCTTACACCATTCGGGTATTGGGTATCCCCGACGATGGGTACATTCACGATATCTGTAATGCTTCAACCCTTAGGCGTCATTTTAAAATGGATGCAGCAGCTGTTGTGAAAACCGTTTTGGACATGTTTGGACGGAGACCAATGCTATGA
- a CDS encoding transketolase: MRTESDSCRNAALEIRRTIIRMAARSRSPHVGSCLSCADVLAVLYEKWLCLSPWESRDIMILSKGHAAMALYAALAYKKILEPAMLEGYFLDGGTLPAHLDRSIAKGIEVSTGSLGHGFNIGLGMAHGFKKQGEQRRVVTLIGDGESQEGSIWEGALFAPRLALDNFTAVMDFNNLQGYGRPCELCHFEPIAEKFQAFGWFVLVVDGHDTLALHQALNRDSGGRPKMVIARTIKGKGVSFMEDQLIWHYYIVTPEHEARALEELT; encoded by the coding sequence ATGAGAACAGAAAGTGATTCCTGTCGTAACGCCGCCCTTGAAATTAGAAGAACCATCATACGCATGGCAGCCCGTTCCCGGAGCCCGCATGTGGGATCATGCTTATCCTGCGCCGATGTGCTGGCGGTGCTTTATGAAAAGTGGCTTTGTCTTTCCCCATGGGAAAGCCGCGATATCATGATTTTGAGCAAGGGGCACGCGGCCATGGCTTTGTATGCTGCCCTTGCCTATAAAAAAATTCTGGAACCGGCCATGCTGGAAGGCTATTTCCTTGACGGCGGCACGTTGCCTGCCCATCTGGACCGAAGCATCGCAAAAGGGATCGAAGTTTCCACAGGATCGCTAGGGCATGGATTTAATATCGGGCTTGGAATGGCCCATGGTTTTAAAAAGCAGGGTGAACAGCGGCGGGTGGTAACGCTTATCGGAGACGGTGAGTCCCAGGAGGGAAGTATCTGGGAAGGTGCTTTGTTCGCCCCGCGCCTGGCACTTGATAATTTTACTGCTGTTATGGATTTTAACAACCTGCAGGGTTACGGCCGGCCCTGTGAACTTTGCCATTTTGAACCGATTGCTGAAAAGTTCCAAGCCTTTGGGTGGTTTGTTCTGGTGGTTGACGGGCACGATACATTGGCGCTGCACCAGGCCCTGAACCGGGATTCCGGGGGCCGGCCCAAAATGGTTATCGCACGCACCATCAAGGGGAAAGGGGTCTCCTTCATGGAGGACCAGCTGATCTGGCATTATTATATCGTCACACCTGAGCACGAGGCCAGGGCCTTGGAGGAGTTAACATGA
- a CDS encoding radical SAM protein yields the protein MKDQDSYLIDGHKLYWHLDRVNADKRGEMIAPIYVEISPTDRCSHDCIFCGLDFKRNGGHSLDGDRLVMSIGEMGELGVRSICFSGEGEPLLHPQTPRFIEACAEAGIDTSLSTNGSVNNPETWNSILGHLSWVRFSVDAGTDEVHLKIHRGGQKGFGQTISTIRKAVSIRNVINSNTTIGVQFILLRQNFEDLETAIELFQDIGVDYLSIKPFSAHPQMERGVGDPITEQETKDAVALIERLRQRSDMRLFYRQTAFSAATRSDISFSACRALPYWMYISSNADVYTCFTFLGDERFIIGNIGTQDMKHIVFGARRRESIRVGRETLNIGHECRLNCRMARINEFLEMLDNPPEHVNFI from the coding sequence ATGAAAGATCAAGACAGTTATTTGATTGACGGTCACAAGCTTTACTGGCACCTGGACAGAGTGAATGCGGACAAACGCGGGGAGATGATTGCGCCCATATATGTGGAAATCAGTCCCACAGACCGGTGTTCCCATGACTGCATCTTTTGCGGGCTTGATTTCAAACGGAACGGGGGGCATTCCCTGGATGGTGACCGGCTTGTCATGTCCATTGGTGAGATGGGAGAACTCGGGGTACGCAGTATTTGTTTTTCAGGAGAAGGTGAGCCTTTGCTTCACCCCCAAACGCCAAGGTTCATTGAGGCTTGCGCTGAAGCCGGTATTGATACCTCTTTGTCAACCAATGGTTCTGTGAATAATCCGGAAACATGGAATAGTATACTCGGGCACTTATCCTGGGTTCGTTTCAGTGTGGATGCAGGGACGGATGAAGTACATTTAAAAATCCACCGGGGAGGACAAAAGGGATTTGGGCAGACGATTTCCACGATTCGGAAGGCGGTTTCCATTCGAAACGTCATCAATTCAAATACAACCATCGGTGTGCAATTTATTTTGCTCCGGCAGAATTTTGAAGATTTGGAAACCGCTATCGAACTTTTTCAGGATATTGGGGTGGACTATTTGAGTATCAAGCCGTTTTCTGCGCATCCCCAGATGGAGCGAGGGGTCGGCGATCCGATCACCGAGCAGGAAACAAAAGACGCGGTGGCGCTTATAGAACGGCTGCGCCAGCGTTCAGATATGCGGTTGTTTTATCGACAAACAGCGTTTTCCGCGGCGACCCGTTCGGATATCTCTTTTTCTGCCTGCCGTGCACTGCCGTACTGGATGTATATTTCATCAAACGCAGACGTATACACCTGTTTTACATTTCTGGGTGATGAGCGGTTTATCATCGGAAATATCGGCACTCAGGATATGAAACATATTGTGTTTGGTGCGCGCCGCAGAGAATCCATTCGTGTGGGCCGGGAAACACTGAATATTGGTCATGAGTGCCGCCTGAACTGTCGTATGGCCCGTATCAACGAGTTTCTAGAAATGCTGGACAATCCGCCGGAACATGTGAACTTTATTTAG
- a CDS encoding NAD-dependent epimerase/dehydratase family protein: MNILVLGGNRYHGRLLVEMLVDKGYQVTVLNRGNRATKGIQGYRHIQADRNDEALMSRLLNKSVFDVVFDNNAYNFRQVEILFNALSNGCGRYVFTSTLAVYLRQTSLTALGEDQVTGVPDPDYPPHVRPYAEGKLTAEHSVMQLYPENHTILRLANVFGGPDFAGKLTYFEKRLEINKRVLLESPINDISLLYVGDAVRILCTMAEHPGAAAKVLNIADSTPMNIHTFFKNIFGAAWSKDRMVTAPAFQIRRYGIMCPVAWGPLLDVSAMISMTKKMDFTPMQNWVSESLAWEHRHFAQRNQSDAFQSALQLEADFMKRHGYA, from the coding sequence GTGAATATCCTAGTGCTTGGAGGAAATCGTTATCATGGTCGTCTCCTGGTTGAAATGCTTGTGGATAAAGGATATCAGGTTACCGTCCTAAACCGGGGCAATCGAGCAACAAAGGGAATCCAAGGTTATCGGCATATTCAAGCCGACCGGAATGATGAAGCCCTGATGTCCCGCCTTTTAAATAAAAGTGTGTTCGACGTTGTTTTTGACAACAATGCCTATAATTTCAGGCAGGTAGAGATCCTTTTCAACGCATTGTCAAATGGGTGTGGCCGATATGTGTTTACCAGTACCCTTGCCGTATATCTCAGACAGACATCTTTAACTGCTTTGGGTGAAGACCAAGTGACAGGTGTGCCTGATCCCGACTACCCTCCCCATGTGAGGCCCTATGCAGAAGGAAAGCTTACGGCAGAGCATTCGGTAATGCAACTATATCCTGAAAATCATACCATTTTACGCCTGGCCAACGTGTTTGGCGGTCCGGACTTTGCCGGCAAGCTGACTTATTTTGAAAAGCGGTTGGAGATAAACAAAAGAGTGCTGCTGGAATCACCCATCAATGATATCAGCCTTCTTTATGTCGGAGACGCGGTTCGTATTTTATGCACAATGGCAGAGCATCCTGGTGCAGCAGCAAAAGTGTTGAATATCGCTGATTCGACTCCTATGAATATTCACACTTTTTTTAAAAACATTTTTGGTGCCGCCTGGTCCAAAGATCGTATGGTCACAGCACCTGCTTTTCAGATTCGTAGATACGGCATCATGTGCCCGGTGGCCTGGGGACCGCTGCTTGATGTGTCGGCGATGATTTCAATGACAAAAAAAATGGATTTCACACCCATGCAGAATTGGGTATCTGAAAGCCTTGCCTGGGAGCATCGCCACTTTGCTCAACGCAACCAGAGCGATGCGTTTCAAAGCGCCCTTCAGCTGGAAGCCGATTTTATGAAACGGCATGGTTATGCCTGA
- a CDS encoding NADH:flavin oxidoreductase, with amino-acid sequence MKWVQSVDIGRGHAPNRIVFPALSPNWADEHGCVTPALEYFYDAVGKGAVGMVVVAGTAVSPEGRGSDRTLCLYENFHVTGIRRLFDILNAYGAYTAIQLMHAGGQANPAVTGQTPLSPSGVACRSLDNRPREIPYDKIAKVRADFVQAARWAYQAGAHAVELHLAHGYLLHEFLSSHTNRRSDSYGGDMTGRMRFILEIVQDIRSAVPDLDIGARISGEDYIPGGILPIDAVLISKALETAGVAYLSVTAGIYDSGAIKHRMMAEGRFFEYARDIRASVSIPVTGVGRIMDIPQAEARLTNGFCDQVAIGRGLVADPDMIPRHLRKESPILCTQCGRCMYLRQGFKDLDCPLRDFPRRVQDNPEDEFS; translated from the coding sequence ATGAAATGGGTTCAATCTGTGGATATCGGTCGTGGGCATGCCCCCAACCGAATTGTTTTTCCGGCACTTTCACCAAATTGGGCGGACGAGCATGGGTGCGTGACACCAGCGCTGGAATATTTTTACGACGCCGTGGGAAAAGGGGCGGTGGGTATGGTGGTCGTTGCGGGAACGGCGGTTTCCCCTGAAGGCAGGGGCAGCGACCGCACACTGTGCCTGTATGAAAATTTTCATGTAACGGGTATACGGCGGCTGTTCGATATTCTGAATGCTTACGGGGCCTATACGGCCATCCAGCTTATGCATGCCGGAGGCCAGGCCAATCCGGCTGTCACGGGGCAAACGCCTTTATCTCCTTCCGGTGTTGCCTGCCGTTCATTGGATAACCGGCCCCGTGAAATACCGTATGATAAAATCGCAAAGGTTCGGGCTGATTTTGTCCAAGCGGCCCGGTGGGCTTACCAGGCAGGTGCCCATGCCGTTGAGCTTCATTTGGCCCACGGCTACCTGCTCCATGAGTTTTTATCTTCGCACACCAATCGGCGTTCCGATTCTTATGGAGGGGATATGACCGGACGCATGAGATTCATTTTGGAAATTGTGCAAGACATTCGATCTGCTGTCCCGGATCTGGATATCGGTGCGCGGATTTCAGGAGAGGATTATATCCCTGGCGGCATACTACCCATAGATGCCGTTTTGATTTCCAAAGCTTTGGAAACGGCCGGGGTCGCCTATCTGAGCGTCACCGCCGGAATCTATGATTCCGGGGCAATTAAGCACCGGATGATGGCTGAGGGGCGTTTTTTTGAATATGCCCGGGATATAAGGGCGTCCGTATCCATACCCGTTACCGGGGTGGGGCGGATCATGGATATTCCCCAGGCTGAGGCCCGGCTGACCAATGGATTTTGCGATCAGGTGGCCATCGGCAGAGGGCTTGTGGCTGATCCGGATATGATTCCACGGCACCTTCGCAAAGAATCCCCGATTCTTTGTACCCAGTGCGGCAGGTGCATGTATTTAAGACAGGGATTCAAAGACCTTGACTGCCCGTTGCGCGATTTTCCAAGACGGGTGCAGGACAACCCGGAGGACGAATTTTCGTGA
- a CDS encoding radical SAM protein — translation MNNLSANHSFCWEQFAKIPGNPYFFGEDALRGFNCLFVWYSDKNDYSAAYYPLAFGIMASLVRMNGGTAQIEYMGPHNENPSIFSGRSLVCFFPQVAAFDILEKMCMACRRANPDVPVAVFNSEQHQHEMMLCSPQAETIGFMLMHQIPVIDFCLIGEAEYSFIALCNALFDGGGAFHNLPHALYRENGKIHVTTRSQKPVQFESLPFPSRDHLERSLAPSGVNSASIRIQSSRGCISACRYCVESCVNLPQKGRTKAWIEKPLALFIDEIKMLSERYGAYYFNINDSSFEDPGRRGIGRMLRFCSGIKKLGIAASFKIHLRAETLDRLDDKAFDLLKEAGVDIIVVGVESGLPAELDAYGKRATAEIIQRSIRRVDRDGRFFLLTGHMMFSPLLHLDDLPAKVAYLRKIGRGWDYLNLSNNLLVFYGTAFHRAIEMEGLVEKTPGEVRPVVPYRYRDPRVGKISNAVSALRTSIPEVISLQNLLYDACNMRARFSNPSNGHLTLFASQFHEYEQVVNDVKEQLQDIYKCYWDDCYAAVTRGLTIPDAEYIAPDIAGLYDRLCEGERKILTSLHVSGLNTDRLHLKTWLSVINTAKNTSWGRI, via the coding sequence TTGAATAATCTTTCTGCGAACCACTCCTTTTGTTGGGAACAATTTGCCAAGATACCAGGAAATCCATATTTTTTCGGGGAAGACGCGCTTAGAGGATTTAACTGTCTTTTTGTCTGGTATTCCGATAAGAACGATTATTCTGCGGCGTATTATCCCCTTGCCTTTGGCATTATGGCATCCCTTGTCCGCATGAACGGAGGAACCGCTCAAATTGAGTACATGGGCCCACATAACGAAAACCCATCCATCTTCAGCGGACGGTCCCTTGTCTGTTTTTTCCCCCAGGTGGCAGCTTTTGATATCCTGGAGAAAATGTGCATGGCGTGCAGACGGGCAAACCCGGACGTTCCAGTGGCGGTATTCAATTCTGAACAGCATCAGCATGAAATGATGCTTTGTTCCCCCCAGGCCGAAACAATCGGTTTCATGCTGATGCATCAGATACCGGTCATTGATTTTTGTCTGATCGGTGAGGCTGAGTATTCCTTTATTGCGCTTTGCAATGCATTGTTCGACGGCGGCGGGGCTTTCCACAATCTGCCCCATGCCTTATATCGGGAAAACGGAAAAATCCATGTGACGACACGAAGCCAGAAACCGGTTCAATTCGAGTCTCTTCCTTTTCCCTCCCGGGACCATTTGGAACGCTCTTTGGCACCCTCTGGTGTCAATAGCGCTTCGATTCGCATACAATCCAGCAGGGGATGTATTTCAGCATGCCGGTATTGCGTCGAGTCCTGTGTGAATCTGCCCCAGAAAGGACGAACCAAAGCCTGGATTGAAAAGCCCTTAGCCCTATTCATAGACGAAATTAAAATGCTGTCTGAACGTTACGGGGCCTATTATTTCAACATAAACGACAGTTCATTTGAAGATCCCGGTCGCCGGGGAATAGGCAGGATGTTAAGATTTTGCAGCGGGATCAAAAAGCTTGGCATTGCAGCTTCCTTTAAAATTCACTTGCGGGCCGAGACCCTTGACAGGCTTGATGACAAGGCCTTTGATCTGCTTAAAGAAGCCGGCGTGGACATAATTGTTGTAGGTGTGGAATCAGGTCTTCCAGCAGAGCTTGACGCCTATGGCAAAAGAGCTACAGCCGAAATCATCCAACGCAGCATCAGGCGTGTGGACCGGGATGGCCGCTTTTTTCTGCTGACCGGGCATATGATGTTCAGTCCCCTGCTGCATTTGGATGATCTGCCTGCCAAGGTTGCCTATCTAAGAAAAATTGGGCGCGGATGGGACTACCTGAATCTATCCAATAACCTTTTGGTATTTTACGGAACAGCCTTCCACCGTGCCATCGAAATGGAAGGGCTTGTTGAAAAGACGCCTGGAGAGGTCCGACCGGTGGTGCCTTACCGGTACCGGGACCCTCGGGTCGGGAAAATTTCAAACGCCGTTTCCGCACTTCGCACATCAATTCCGGAAGTCATTTCGCTTCAGAATCTGTTATACGATGCCTGCAATATGCGCGCGCGTTTCAGTAATCCATCCAATGGCCATCTTACTTTATTTGCCAGTCAATTTCATGAATATGAACAGGTCGTAAATGATGTAAAGGAACAGTTACAGGATATATACAAATGCTACTGGGATGATTGTTACGCCGCCGTAACCCGGGGGCTGACTATTCCTGATGCCGAATACATTGCGCCGGATATCGCCGGGCTATACGACCGGCTGTGCGAAGGCGAACGAAAAATACTGACATCGCTCCATGTCAGCGGTCTGAACACGGACCGTCTCCATCTTAAAACCTGGTTGTCTGTCATAAATACAGCTAAAAATACATCATGGGGGCGGATCTAA